Part of the Apostichopus japonicus isolate 1M-3 chromosome 13, ASM3797524v1, whole genome shotgun sequence genome is shown below.
TTAGTGGATTTTGATGAATTGGATAGATATGTATTTTATCTAGAGGTGTATATCATTGCTGGTATATCATTGTAACATCATACGGTCTGGTACAATAGTGTGTAGTCTTGACTATACACGGTGTTACCGTGACAATGCAGAAATGGCGGTTCTGTTGTAGTGCGCATGTGTATTAAACTGATAACAATATCACTAGTTGGCCCAAAGTTGTTGTACTGAGCTAAGTATATGAATCTGAGATAATGCTTACAAGTTACACTGAGTACTTTATAGAAAATTACGTACGTAGCTTTAATCGGATTGTAGGCTAATGAAGCTAAATTAAACTTTTAGCACCCTTGAAGAGAATTGGATGATTATTTGTTTAGTTTTTTAAGGGAAAGACTGAATACATTCTGTACAATGTTGTCAATAAATGTTATGTATAGTTTACATGGTTGTGAAACGTTCATGTTGGTACGCCTAGCAAGCCTGGTATCCTGGTTCATTATAGGTTTTCCTTCAACCTCCCAAATCATTCATTTCAAAAGTGAGAAAAATGTTCACCCGATCGAAATGGAGATCCTTTGGGTCGGCAATCTGTTTATtgtatatgatatattaaaattcTTTTTCCACAGCTACTCAAAACAATACCTTTGAATATGAGAAGTCAGATGTGAAGACTAGCAGCCAATTTAACAATTACAGCCAATTCTCTAGAGACCAAGAGATTGGAAGTATTACCAAAGAAATCGAAGAGTTACACCATCTAGATAAAAGCTCTTGGACTATCAGGAAACAAGATAATGTTCGAGGAGCACCagtaagtgtatatatatatatatgtactgaaaTGTGAAACTATaatttagttttgtttgtaaattattCATTAGTATATATAAGTGATATTTCAATGCATCATTATAAAAATCTTATGATTACCCCCAATATGctttaattaattataaaaatatgaatCTTCAGAAAAAGTGACTTTGATGacttaaaaataaacaattttggttTGCTAAACTTTTGagttattatattttcattgaacAACTTGAGTTTATCAGTCTCCAGAATTATTCTTATATAATTCCTGCTATTATATCAAATTATTTGTAAGtctttgaaataataaattatCTATATTTTCCATTAGACTCACATTAACTTCATTAAATAATCTCTCttattttcttgattttgaTAGCACTGCATCGCATCATACaacgaagaaagaaaaatgtaagtTCAAAAATGACTCTTACTGTCATTGCATTTATAGTTAATTAAATCTCTAATTgctaaatgttttttattttattaatataattttttattccagtatgtgtatatatttataacatatattattaatattaattgcTTGACATaggggtcccccccccccagtcgaTGGGGacattttataaatgttttgatttgtaataattttcaatttatgttatacttttatatataatttctgtGTTATCCATAAAGTAAATGCACGTTCGATCCTACGATTTTAactcattatttttatttaaatttatcaatTAAGATTTAACAAAGTTAAATGTATGTTTCATTGTTTGATATTCAGGCTGAAGGTGTGTATCGATATTGAAGCCCCCCTCAACAAAGTTTTGACATATATCATGGCTCCACCCTTTGGTCTTCGGAACACGATTATCAAAGAAAGCCCATGTAATCCGGAGATTTTGGAGAAACTGGGAAAGGTTagattatttaattaaattatttaaatcaCTCAGTATCATGTATGATCATGTTGTTGTTTGGTATATATTGAATTACCTTTTAATTATCTCacttcaaattattttgaatataaatcTTAGATCCTTTACAGGggatttcatattttaagaGTTATGTAATATTTCAATAGAGACAAAAGCATCTTCAATAAACttactattttgttttttgattAATAAATAGCCGTAGGTGAAGCAAATGAAACATGGTTGATGTATTTACGTTCAGTGAATGACTTGCCTTACTTATTTTTAGTGTCTTATGGGAACACAAAAGATTGTCATTTATACAGTTTTGTAAATTCATTCTACTcgaaatgtataaaaaaaaaggatcaaaGTGTGATGTGCTATTATAAACTTTGTGACCATGTTAGCGCATTAAACAGCTATTATTTACATTGTCCCTTTAAATGACAAGGCAATTTCAGGTTTCAGGGTTCGTTTTCTCTTGTAAGTTTATCCTCCAATGATAATTGTGCCtcatttccacaaaaaaacatttatgcTATCATCCAAATTTTCTTTCCTGCAGGGAGCAGTTATTGGATACAATCAGATGCCTAAAATCAACTGCTGTGTCTTCCACATTTCTTCAAGAGATTGCGTAACGATGCAAGCTATGAAGCTACTCTCGTCTAACACTGCCCTCTACGGCGTAAAGTCGGTCGAACACAAGTCTCGGCCTCCGGTCGATGACGTTTACAGAATCGATTATCCACTGATGGGTTCCTACCTGCACGCAGAAGGGTAAGTTAtaggcaggcgcggcggaacggaaaaattattgggggggctaatgtgtggagactatctaagcggagcgccaccatcggttggcgcagagcgtgcaagaaaattttgggttttttcaaacccccagatggccggaaacggcacttc
Proteins encoded:
- the LOC139978547 gene encoding uncharacterized protein yields the protein MEKPTQNNTFEYEKSDVKTSSQFNNYSQFSRDQEIGSITKEIEELHHLDKSSWTIRKQDNVRGAPHCIASYNEERKMLKVCIDIEAPLNKVLTYIMAPPFGLRNTIIKESPCNPEILEKLGKGAVIGYNQMPKINCCVFHISSRDCVTMQAMKLLSSNTALYGVKSVEHKSRPPVDDVYRIDYPLMGSYLHAEGNVVHVESYFAEVDLGGKIGKMGACMIMHNWVKETIKLANEIPSMLDVTSPPYEQFL